The nucleotide sequence CCAATGGGTAAATGTGAAATTAATGAACAGATATTCTTAAAAGTCACAAAATCTATCCTCGAACGCCGCATCCTTAAATTTGAATACAAAAAGATCGGTTCATCCAGATTTGAAAAACGTATTGTCCATCCGTATCACACGGCCTGTATTGATAACCAATGGTATATGTTCGCCTTTGATCCAGACCGTGACGATATCCGCACCTTCAGTTTAAGTCGCTTTAAGTCCGCTGAAAACCTCACCAAGAAGTTTGTCCCAAAGGAATTCTCCTTGGCCAACCATCTTAAAGACAGCTTTGGTGTCATGAAGAATTCAAAAGGTAAAAGCCATAGGGTTAGGGTCGAGTTTGATGATTGGGCGGCACAAGTCGTTAAAGAGAGAAACTGGCATCCTTCCCAATTTGTAACAGAACTTGATCATGGCCGAGTGGAAGTCGCACTCACACTCTCCGACCTCACGGAAGTGACCCGCTGGGTCCTCAGTTGGTGTGGACATGCCAAAGTAATAGAACCACGGGAACTCCGGGATGAAGTAAAAAAAGCCGCACAAAAGATTTTGAAGAGTTCAATCACCCGCCGCTGATGTATCTGGAATTTTTCTATGGAGACTATATCCCTATGATACTGAGGCATTGCTTTTGTTTGATGATCCCTTGAATGCTTAAACTGACAAATAATATTGTTTCCATGATGTCATTTTTGAGGTGAAACCCGGTACGCACAGATTCAGGTGTAATAGAATCCCCGTAAAGTCCGATCTCCCTGTCAAAATACACCAAAGGGCAAATGGCTAAACGTGACATGACAGCCAGCCATTGCGCATGGAATTGGTAGAGTTCACCTCTATGCCCATATTTTATTGAGTCCTAAGGATCGGATATCCATGGCTCCCTTATGAGGGAAGAAATGGTCGAAACCAAATCCTCAGGCATAGTATAGAAAATACTCCTTTCAAATTCTTCTCGTTTTTCTGGGATGAATTCTTACCTAATACTAACAGCCCTTTGATCACACTTCCCCCTCAATTTCACCCACTCGAAATCCCGAAGAGCCACATTTATAATTACCCCTTTAATATCTCTTTCTATTGCCGCAACTACAATAGCATGTCTTTTTCCTCCAGAATTATCGACAATCACAATACCCCCCTTACCTTCATCAACATCTTTTGCGATGTTATCTATATTGCTAGACAATGATTTTGATTTAATTCCAAAATCTTGTAATAATTTTTGAGCTTCAGATTGGTTCATGCCTCCTGTAATAAGGTCATTTTCACCTTCTGCGGCACATCTTTGATTAATGGCATAGTCTAGAAGTTGCTTTTCTGTTGGTTGATCTGTGCCAAATAGACTATTTAGTTTTACGGAGACTAATTTGTCATATCTAGCCGCCAAAAAGAGCAATGTTCGGCATGATTCAATATTGCAATTTCCATACGATTGTTTTCCAAGATGAATTTTTGACGTTATATCTAATCTGTCATTTAATTGCCTTTGCCTCTCCTCTTCCAGACGTTTGGCTTCAGCTTCCTTATTTAGAACGTCATGTTTTTCAAATCTCTGTAAGCCGCCGTCTCCTTTTGAATCAAAGTTATATTGCACATAGTATTCTCCTCAACGATCGTCCTCTGGGCATTGCCTTGTGGATCAATGTATATTTGTTCGTCAGAATGCCATGTGCCATCGACTTTGGTTCGCGTGATCCAAATATTTTGACTCCCATCGGCATTAGTGACCTGTCCTGTCCGAGTGGGATCCACCCGACTTGGTTGAACGGTATCGCTATATTGTCGGTAGG is from Verrucomicrobiota bacterium and encodes:
- a CDS encoding WYL domain-containing transcriptional regulator; protein product: MKVTKHSLLSRPPLERMILLHNLMRENKFPNCRSLSEQVEVSEKTIQRDIDFMKDRMNLPIEYDQHRYGYYYSKPVAAFPTMHITEGEMVSLFIARKAMEQYKGTQYEKPLKVAFEKICGNLSDYISFSWDDLDAAVSFKPMGKCEINEQIFLKVTKSILERRILKFEYKKIGSSRFEKRIVHPYHTACIDNQWYMFAFDPDRDDIRTFSLSRFKSAENLTKKFVPKEFSLANHLKDSFGVMKNSKGKSHRVRVEFDDWAAQVVKERNWHPSQFVTELDHGRVEVALTLSDLTEVTRWVLSWCGHAKVIEPRELRDEVKKAAQKILKSSITRR